Within Acidobacteriota bacterium, the genomic segment AGGCTTCGCCGACCTGCACCATCCCGAATACTGGGACCTGGGATTCGCGTCCCTCTCCGAGCAGGCCGCCGAGTACCAGCGGGTGGCCGAATCCATCGGCGAGTCGATGCGCTTCGTGCAGACCCTGACCGGCGCCAACATGGGCGACATCAACCGGGTCGACTTCTTTACCAGCCATGAAGGGCTGCATCTGCACTACGAACAGGCCCAAACTCGGCGCGTCCCGCGGCGTCCCGGCTGGTACAACCTCTCCTGCCACCTGCCCTGGATCGGCGACCGCACCCGCGATCCCCAAGGGGCTCATGTGGAATACTTCCGGGGCATTGTCAATCCCATCGGCATGAAGGTGGGCCCCAGCATGACGCCCGAAGAACTGATCGAACTGCTGGAAATCCTCAATCCCCTCGACCAGCCCGGACGCATGGTCCTCATTCACCGCTTCGGAGCCAAAAAAATCGAGAACTGCCTGCCGCAACTGGTGGAAGCAGTGCGGCGGACGCGCCGGTCGGTGGTCTGGTGCTGCGATCCCATGCACGGCAATACCCGCAAGACATCGGAAGGCGTCAAGACCCGCAACTTCCAGGACATCCTGTCGGAGGTCAATTCGGCTTTCGAGATTCATGCCGACCTGGGCAGCTATTTGGGCGGCATCCACTGCGAGCTGACGGGCGAAAACGTCACCGAATGCCTGGGCGGCGCCCGCAACCTCACCGAGGAAGATCTCAAGCGGGCCTACAAGACCAGCGTCGATCCGCGGCTGAATTACGAGCAGTCGCTGGAACTGGCCTTTCTGATCGCCGACCGGATGAAGAATTAGCGGGGAGGCTTCTGCTCGGTCGCGGGATCTCCCTCTTGTCGGTGCTCATGGGGCGCCGCGAAGAGGAAGTAGTCGTAGACGGCTCGGGCCATCTGGGCGATGGCCGCCTCACGCGCCGGCAGCTCCAGTTGCGAGTCCCTGATGAAGATGGCCAGAGCAATCTGGCCCCCTTGACCGGGCAAGGTCAGGATGCCCACGTCGTTGGTGACGCCGCCGATGGTCCCGGTCTTGTGAGCCGTTTCGGCGTAGGGGGGAAGCAGGCCCTTGATGCGGCCCGGCCCGGTTTCGCAACGCCTCATGATGTCGAGCAGCAGGGCTGTATGGTCGGCATTGAGGGCCTCTCCCGCCTGGATGCTCATCAGAAGCCGCACCATCCCTTGAGGGGTGGCGGTATCCCGCGGATCCTGGGCGAAGGCGGCGGCAGCCTTTTGCCTGTCTGAAGGCGTTACGGCTTCGAAGAGCTGTACGAAGCTGTCGGCGGCGATGACCTGGGAAGGCAGTTCGACACCGGCCCAGTCGGCGATCAGTTGCAGGGTGGGACGATCGATCCGCACCTCCTCCACTCCCAATTCACGCAGCGCTGCGGTCACCGCCTGAGGACCTCCGGCCTTGGCCAGCACCAGGTCGGTGGCCGAATTGTCGGAGAGGATCAGCATCAGTTCCAGCAGATTAGACAAGGGAAGGACAACACCAGGGTGTTTAAGGTGCGAGGCGATGGTTCCGCTGCCGGGCCGCAGATCGGTCTCTTTCAACTCCACCCTCTCCTGCAAGGTCAACTCTCCCGCTTCCACCTTGCGCAGCAGAGCCACTGCGATAGCGATCTTGTAGGTGCTGGCCATGGGAAACCGCTGGGAGGAGTGCAACGAGACTTTCTCTCCGCTGGGGATGTGGACAGCAGCCACTCCCACGGTTCCGCCCGCAGCCAGGGAAAGGCGGCGCAATTCTTCTTCGATTCGGGCCTGGCCCAGATCCTGGCCCAAGGCGGAGGAAGAGAACAAAAGCATCGTTGCGGCCGCCAGCAGGCGCACCCGGAGTCTTATCTTCGATTTTCCCGTTGCCATTGCTTAAGCATACAACGGTTCAATAACTCCAGAGCAGCTTGAAGGCGAAGGCCAGGATGGTCAGGGTGACGACCCAGCGGATCCAGGCGTGTCCTTGGAGGACGGTAAGGCGCACTCCCGCCAACCCTCCCGCCACCGTCCCGGCGGCGAGGCTCAATCCCGGCTCCCACAGCACCTTGCCCTGCCACACGAAGATCGCTAAGGAAACGAAAGTGAAGAGAAGCACGCTGAGAACCTTGACGGCGTTGCCGCGCACCAGATCCAGCCCGGCCAGCGTGGTTGCCGCCAAAAGCAGGAATCCCACCCCGGCTTGGACGAATCCTCCATAGACGCCGGCCACAAAAAAGGCCCCCGCCAGCAGTGCCCGCCGGCGACGGCTGAAGGCAGGATCGGGCTTGAGCCCGCTGAGAGGGTCCCAGAGGGTCCACAAGCTGACCGCCACCATCAAGAAGGCCAGGATGTTCTTGAAGCTTTCGGGCGAAATCCAGAGGGCCAGAGCGGCTCCCAGGGCGGCACCGGCCATGGATGGCAAGCCGGCCAGCAGCAGAAAGGTCCAGGGCAGGACCCGGTAGCGGTGGAATCCCCACACGGCGCCCACGTTCTGGGCCAGAATGCCGACCCGGTTGGTGCCGTTGGCCACGTCGGCCGGGAGTCCCAAGAAGATCAGCAAGGGCAAGGTGAGAAAAGATCCGCCTCCGGCCACCACGTTGAGGGCCCCCGCCACCAGTCCGCCGGCGAAGAGAATGAAGTAGGAGGTCCAGTCCGCCATGAAGGGATCTCTCTCGGCCTTGACACCATGCTCAGCTCTGAGGCCGCAAGATCTGACTCACTTTGCGCAGCAAGGTGGAGGTGTTGAAGGGCTTTTCCAGCAGCGCCGTCCCCGGCTCCAGCAGGCCCCGGTCGCTCAACAGGTTGTAACTGTAGCCCGACATCAGCAGGACTTTGACGGCAGGCTGAAAAGCCCGCAGGCGGCTAGCCAACTCAACGCCCGTGACATCAGGCATCTCCAGGTCGGTCAGCACCAGCTCAATGGCTTCGCTGCGCGTTGCGATCTCCATGGCCTGAGTACCGTTAGCGGCCTTGAGAACATCGTAGCCGTTGCGCTGCAGCACTTCTCCCACGAGCTCGCGCACGCTGGCTTCGTCCTCGACGACGAGGACCGTCTTCCCCTTGATTTTTCTTGCGGCTTCCAACATGCCCTCTGGCGAATGTGGGCGCCCAACGATTCTTCCCAGCGTCGCTTGGAATGCGGACCAGGTTCCCCGGTTGGTCTACAGACTCGAATCGTTGAGGCGTCCCTGTGCCCGAAATTAAAACACAAACCCAATGGCTGCTGCAATGCGCTCACCGACCAGGAGCCTGTGCCAAGAACGGAAAGTCTCAGGAATAAAGACAAGCATCTTGAGTTTTAACTGTCCCAAAAATTGCTTCTCCCCGAGGCGATTCGGTATGATGGCCGCTTCAAAAACGCCGCTGTTTTACCATAGGACTCTGGCGTTTTGGCCGCAAGGCACTTGGAGCGAGGAAAGCAATCATGAGAATTCTAGTGACCGGTGGAGCCGGATTCATCGGGTCCAACTTCGTGAGGCATATCCTCTCCCAGCGGCCCGGCTGGCAGATCGTCAATCTGGATGCCCTGACCTACGCCGGAAACTTGGGCAATCTGGCGGATGTCAGCGAGGACTCGCGCTACCGGTTCGTCAAGGGCGACATCACCGACGCCGATGCAGTGGAAGCCTGCATGGACCCGGTACCCGACGCGGTTCTCAACTTCGCCGCCGAATCGCACGTCGACCGCAGCATCGAGGACGCTTCCTCCTTCGTCCGCACCAACGTAACCGGTACTCAGGTGCTGCTGGAAGCCGCCCGGCGTCACAAGGTGGGACGTTTTCTCCAGGTTTCCACGGACGAGGTCTACGGATCGCTGGGTCCCCAAGGAGCTTTTCGGGAGGACTCGCCCCTGCGGCCCAATAGCCCTTACGCGGCCAGCAAGGCCGCGGCCGACTTGCTGGTGCGCTCCTACCACGAAACCTTCAAGCTGGACACCGTCGTCACCCGCTGCAGCAACAACTACGGACCCTACCAGTTCCCCGAGAAGCTCATTCCCCTGATGCTGCTCAACGCCCTGCAAAACAAGCCGCTGCCGGTTTACGGAGACGGACTCTACACGCGCGACTGGATCCATGTCGAAGACCACTGCCGGGCGCTGCATTTGGCCCTGTTGAAAGGACGCAGCGGAGCCGTTTACAACATCGGCGCCAACCGGGAAGAGAAGAACATCGACATCGTCAAGCGCATACTGACCGAGGTGGGCAAGCCCGAATCCCTGATTAAGTTCGTCAAGGACCGCCCAGGCCACGACCGCCGCTATGCCATCGACGCCGGCTTCACGCGAAAGAGCCTGGGCTGGCGTCCCCGAATTGACTTCGAGGAAGGGTTGCGGCAGACCGTGGCCTGGTATAGCAGCCACCGGGATTGGGTAGATCAGGTCCGCAGCGGCGAATACCAGAACTACTACAAGCGGATGTACGAAGAGCGTGACCAGACCCTTTCCGCGCTGGAATGAATGCGAGGCCGCCCAGGCCGTGAGGAGATAAGGCATGAAGGTGGCCATAACCGGCGCGGGAGGCATGCTGGGCCAAGCTTTGCAAGGGGCTTTCAGGCTCCACGACCTGACCTGCTGGAGGCACAGCCAGTTGGACATCGAGGACGCCGAAGCCGTCCAGTCAGACGTGAGGGCGGGCGGGTTCGACTGGCTGCTCAACGCGGCGGCCTACACGGCCGTCAACCAAGCCGAAAGGGAGCGCGAGCAGGCCTTTGCCGCCAACGCGGAAGGGTGCCGCAATCTGGCGGTGGCCTGTAATGCCGCCGGCTGCCGCCTCCTTTCGGTCAGCACCGACTACGTCTTCGACGGAGAGGCGGGACGAGCCTACCGCGAGGATGACACCCCCAACCCCATCAACGTGTATGGCGAGAGCAAGTGGGCGGGAGAGGAGTTGATCCGCCAATACTGCCCCCGTCACTTGATCGTCCGCACCAGTTGGCTCTACGGAGCCGGCGGCAAGCATTTTGTTGATACAATGCTGGCGCTTGCTCAGAGAAAGCCTCAAATCGACGTCGTCGCCGACCAACGCGGCTCGCCGACTTGGACTGAGGACTTGGCCCACATGATCTTGCGGCTTGTCGAAGAAGGTTGCCTCGGCACCTATCATGTCACCAACAGCGGCCACTGCAGCCGCTATGAAATGGTTCGCGAAATCGTTGCCTGCAAAGGCCTGGAAACCACCGTAACTGCCGTCACCACCGAGGAGTTCGAGCGAAAGTACCCTCCCGGCGAGGGCCGGCAGCGGGTCGACCGCCCGCCTTACTCGGTGCTCGACAATGCCGGGCTGCGCCGCCTGGGCTGGGAACCCCTTCGGTCCTGGAAAAAGGCACTGCGAGCCTACTTAGGGGAGAAGACGTGAGCCGCAAGCTGATCGTCAAAAACAAGAAAGCTCTATTCGAATACGATATCCTGGAGACCCTGGAAGCCGGCTTGGTGCTGCAGGGAACCGAGATCAAGTCGATCCGCGAGGGCCGCGTGAACCTCAAGGAGAGTTTTGCCCGCATTCATAATGGAGAGGTCTGGCTGGAAGGCTGCCATATCAGCCCCTACTCCCACGGCAACATTCACAACCACGACCCTATACGGTCCCGCAAGTTGTTGCTGCACCGGCGGGAGATCCACCAGTTGGTCGGCAAAGTCGAGCAAAAGGGCCTCACCTTGATACCGCTGGCGCTTTATCTCTCCAACGGCAAGGCCAAGTTGGATCTGGCGGTGGGACGCGGGAAGAAGCTGCATGACAAGCGCGAAACGGCTCGCCGCAAGACCCTGGAACGCGAGATCGAAGCGGAGCTCAAAAGAAGGTAGACCATGAAGATCGAATTAGTGCAGACCACTTGGGACAAGGTCGAGTGCGATGCGATGATCCTGCCGGTTTTTCAAGACGACGACTACGCCAGCGGTGTCCTGAGCGAAATCGACGCCCGTTTGGACGGGCTTCTCAAGGAAGTCCGCGACAATGAGGAGTGGAAGGGCAAGACAGGGGATTGCACGGTCATTTACCGTCCCGCCGGGCTTTCCATGCGGCGGCTGATCCTGGTAGGCGGGGGAGAGCAGGACAAGTACGATCTGGATACCATCCGGCAAGTGGCCATGGTGGCAGCCAACACGGTCAAGAGCTACAACCTGAAGCGGGTCGCCTTCTACCGCCGCAGCCGGGTTGACGCTCCTGTGGCCGCCCAAGCCGCCGTGGAGGGCGTGCTTCTGGCCACCTACAGCGGAGACGATTTCAAGACCAGCGAACGCAGCAAGAACTTCCTCGAAGAGATCCTTTTCGTCACGCCCCAAGCCGAGCAACGGGAGCAAATCGAAGAGATGCTGCAGAGGGGCAGGATTCTGGCCGAATGCACCAACTATGCCCGCTATCTGGTCAACCAGCCGGGCAACCGCATCAATCCTCCCAAGTTGGCTGAGGAGGCCCGCACGACGGCCGAGAAATACGGCTTGTCCATCGAGGTCCTGGGCGAGCCCGAGATGGAGAAGGAAGGGATGCAGGCCGCCTTGGCGGTGGCCCGGGGAAGCGACGAACCGGCCCGCTTCATCATTCTCAAGCATCACGGCGGGGGCGATGGCGACGCACCCATCGTGCTGGTGGGCAAAGGCGTGACCTTCGACAGCGGAGGATACTCCCTCAAACCGCCCTCGGCCATGGAAGACATGAAAGTCGACAAGTCGGGAGCCTGCGCCGTGCTGGCGGCCATGCAGGCAGTGGCGCGGCTGGGGGTGAAAAAGAACGTCATCGGACTCATCCCCACGGTAGAAAACATGGTCAGCGGACGGGCCCAGCGGCCGGGCGATATCGTGCGCTCCCTCAGCGGCAAGACCATCGAGGTGCTCAACACCGATGCCGAGGGACGCCTGATTCTGGCCGATGCCCTCACCTACGCTCACCGCTACAAGCCGGCGGCCATCGTCGACATCGCCACCTTGACAGGAGCCTGCGTGGTGGCACTGGCCCACATCAGAGCCGGCGTCTTCGCCAACCATGAGGGAGTCTACGGAAACCTGCGGGAAGCCGCCCGCCGCTCCAGCGAACTGCTTTGGAGGCTTCCCCTGGACAAGGGGTACCGCAAGCTGCTGGAAAGCGATATCGCCGACATAAAGAACGTGGGGGGACGATGGGGAGGAGCCGTAACGGCCGCCAAGTTCCTGGAGGAGTTCGTGGGCGACCTTCCCTGGGCCCACATCGATATGGCGGGGGTCGATTCCTACGACAAGTCGGCGCCTCTTAAAGGCGCAACCGGCTTCGGCACCCGGATACTGGTGGAATTCGTCAGCCTCTACCCCGTCGACTCAACCGCGGCCGGGTGAGACCGACCGTCAATCGATCACGATCGGAGAACTGTCGGGCGGCGGCGGCGGCTGTTGGCCGGAGGAAGGGCTGGGCGGCGGCGGCGGCAGAGCCTCGCCTTCCTGGGAGAGATAGGCGGCGGTGACGGCCAGCGCCGAGTAAGGCAGAGTGAAGATGGTGCCTATTCCGGCCACCGAAAGTCCGATCAGGTTGATTCCCGCCAGCAGAGCGGCAAAGGCCGTCCAGCCGAAGTAGTCCTGAGCGATGAAGCGCCGGCTGGCTTCCATGGCGTCCCAAAAATCGCGCTTCTCGTCCACGATGTAGTGGAAGGTGAGCGAGTACATGGCCCCGATCACCATTCCCGGTACGATCAAAAAGACGAGTCCCACCATGACCAGCAGGAAGATAACCAGAGAGGCCACCAAGGCCCAGACGATGTCGGGAAAGCGGAATCCGTCGAAGAAACGGCTGAGCTGGACGCTTTCCTTACGGCCCTTGGAGAGACTGGTCAGGGCCAGTCCGTTGAGCACCGGACCCGCCAAGAGACCGGAACTGACTCCCAGCAGGAGAGCGGCGAAGAAACCCACCAGCAGGAAATTGAGGAAATCGTCGGCCAGCCAGTCCCAAGCCCGCCCCATCCAGTCGCCAATCTCCGCTTTGCGTGGTACCGTCGCCGTAGTCATCCATTCTCCTCTCGCCTAACCCGTACGGATCTCACGGCTGCGATGTTCCCCGCAGACGCAATCCCCAACGCACGGCTTCCAGCATGCTGCGGCCGTCGGCCCGTCCCTGGCCGGCGATGGGGAAGGCCGTGCCGTGATCTGGCGAAGTGCGGACGATGGGCAAACCCAAGGAGACGTTGACGGCGCTCTCGAAGGCCACCAACTTCAGCGGAATCAGCCCCTGATCATGATAGAGGGCCAGGGCTCCCTGGAACTCTCCCGCCAGCACTTCACGGAAGATGGTATCAGGAGGAAAAGGTCCGCTGACGGCTTCTGGGCCGAGGCGGCGCGACAGCTCTTCTACCGCCGGCGTGACGATCCTGGCCTCCTCGTCGCCGAAGAGGCCTCCTTCAGAAGCATGGGGATTGAGTCCGCAGACGGCCAGGCGCGGGTTGTCGCCGAGTCGTTCCAGAGCCCGGTAAAAGAGCTCGCCGCGGCGCACGATCTCGGGGACCGAAAGCTGTTGGGCGACCTCGCGCAGGGGGATGTGCGCCGTGGCCAGCACCACCTTCATCTGCCCCGAGAAAAAGGCCATCACGGGGCGGCTGCCTGGAAAATAAGAACCCACCAACTCGGTCTGTCCAGCCGAGAAGGAAGGGTCGGACAGGCGGGCCGCTTCTTTGTGCAAAGGAGCCGTGACCAGCACTTCCAACTGCTCACGCCGGCAATAGCGCAGAGCCGCGTGCAGGCTGGCCAGGGCGAAACGGCCCGCCGCTGCTTCCAGGCTGCCCCATCGGGGCGGATAGGGGTAACGTCCGCAAGGGATGATCTGGATGCGGCTCAAGTCCGCCCCGATGGAGAGGTCCTCTTCCAAGCCCCGCAAATAATCGGAGTCCCCGAAGACGACGGGATGCATCTCGGGGAATTGGGAGCGGGCAGCGGCCAAGGCCCGAAGCAGGACCTCGGGCCCGATGCCGTGAGGATCTCCCATCGAAAAGGCGACGGTAACCGGCTCGCTCATGGACGGCGCGTCACGGAAACGGCGTCAGATGGCACGCTCGCTGGGATCATAGTCCGGTTGAGCGTCGCCATCGTTTTCCTCGTTCTCCTTGTACATGTACTTGACGGCGTGTTTGGGAACCAACAGATTGGGGTCGCCCTCGCGGTTGACCTTGATGCAATCCTCGTCATACCACTCGATGACCCCGCGTAGTTCCTCGCCGTCTATCAGCTTGACGACCATGGGGGTCTTGGCCGTCATCTGCTTGAGGTAGTAATATTGCTCGGCGTTGGTCTGCTTGGGTGGAACCCTCTTGCGTTGCGCGTTGGCGTACTTGGCCGTCGTCTGATCACGCAGCTCAGACAAAGAAGGCCGAATTAACTTCCGATTAGCCATATCTATAACCTGAAAATCCCGGATCAAAAATCTCCGGTCCAATAAGTCCTGTGGTCTCGACGAATGAATTGAATGGAGACGACTGGTATAAGAGAGCCCTTCCAAACTGAACCAAGCGTAACACTCCGGCCCAGCTTTTGACAAGGGCAAAAAGTTGCCGTAGACTGGTAAGGGTTTTCATGAATAGCATTATACGCCTCGTCATTCTAGCGCTCTTGACAACGGCCCTGGCCGCCCAGCAGCGGCCTCGCGAAAAGCCTGTTCTGATCCGCGCCGACCAGCCCAAAGAGCAGGTAGAAGAAGAGATCCTGCCCGATCCCAACCAGGCCCAGGAATCGCTCAAGATCGGCCAATTCTACTTCAAGCGCAAGAATTACAAGGCCGCGGCCAGCCGCTTCCGCGAGGCTATCCGCTATTTGCCCACCTGGCCGGAGCCCTACGAGAAGCTGGTGGAATCCTTCAGCGAGATGGAATCCTGGCAGGAGGCCATTGACGCCTGCGAGCTTTTCCAGGCCACCAACCCGGACCACGACCTGGTGCCCAAATTCCAATCCTGGGCGGAAGAGTTGCGGGAGAAGCAGAAGAGGAAGTCGGAGGGTTAGCGCTCAGCCCCGTCTTCTTTGCTTGGCTTGTTTGACCATTTCCGATTCGAAATTGAGGCAGCACTTGAGGCGTCCGCACATGCCCGAGAGCCGGCCCGGATTGATGGTCAGGTCCTGAGCCTTGGCCGTTTTCACGCTTACCGACTTGAGCTCTTTGAGGAACATCGAGGAACAGTTCTCGCCCGTGCCGCAACATCCCATCCCGCCTAAGAGCTTGGCTTCGTCGCGGGCCCCGATCTGACGCATCTCGATGCGGGTGCGCAGCTCGCGGGCGAGGTCCTTGACCAGCTCGCGGAAATCGATGCGTCCGTCAGCCGTAAAGTAGAAGATGACGCGGCTGCCGTCGAAGATGTACTCCACGCGGGAAAGCTTCATAGGCAGCTTGCGGACGGCGATCCGGCGGCGGCAGAGAGCAAAGGCCGAAGTCTCCCGGTCGTTCTTCTTCTCGTAAAGGTAGAGATCGCGCTCGGTGGCCCGGCGCAGCACCTTGCGGTGGCGCATGTCGCTTCGCATGGAGCGGTTTTCGGCGCTGTCGGTTTCAACCACCATACCCAGCTCGACCCCCCGGTCGGTGGTCACGACGCAGCGATCCCCCAAGCGCAGCGGCACGTCGCTGGCCACGAAGTCCGAGTGGATCTTGGGCGCTCCATATTTGACGCTGACGATTTGCAGCATGGTCTTCAACGGGTGCCTGAAAGTGCGGCCTGACCGGCCCTGACGGGGCACTTGAGCCACAGCGTTTCGAAGCACATCAGGGGGTTCACGTACTGCTCGACTTCCTGTCGAGCCTCGGCTATATGGTAAAGAAATCCGCTGATCCAGTCGAGTGCGACCCGTTCAGACACCGCTTCCAGCCGCCCGGCGATGTCCTGGTTGACCACTCTGCGGGGCGTCATGATCTTGAGGAAGTAAAGATCCTCTCCCAGTGATTGCAGGCGGTCCAACAACTCGGTTACCCGTTCTCTTTTCTT encodes:
- a CDS encoding 3-deoxy-7-phosphoheptulonate synthase class II, which produces MSVSIATWAPDSWKERPALQQPKYSDTQELEESLKELAKRPPLVTSWEVETLKSQLAEASRGERFLLQGGDCAEVFNECESSIIANKLKILLQMSLVISHGSRRRVIRVGRFAGQYAKPRSSDTEVVEGQELPSYRGDSINAIEADEESRRPDPKRLLRAFEHSAMTLNFIRSLVDGGFADLHHPEYWDLGFASLSEQAAEYQRVAESIGESMRFVQTLTGANMGDINRVDFFTSHEGLHLHYEQAQTRRVPRRPGWYNLSCHLPWIGDRTRDPQGAHVEYFRGIVNPIGMKVGPSMTPEELIELLEILNPLDQPGRMVLIHRFGAKKIENCLPQLVEAVRRTRRSVVWCCDPMHGNTRKTSEGVKTRNFQDILSEVNSAFEIHADLGSYLGGIHCELTGENVTECLGGARNLTEEDLKRAYKTSVDPRLNYEQSLELAFLIADRMKN
- the bla gene encoding class A beta-lactamase, with the protein product MLLFSSSALGQDLGQARIEEELRRLSLAAGGTVGVAAVHIPSGEKVSLHSSQRFPMASTYKIAIAVALLRKVEAGELTLQERVELKETDLRPGSGTIASHLKHPGVVLPLSNLLELMLILSDNSATDLVLAKAGGPQAVTAALRELGVEEVRIDRPTLQLIADWAGVELPSQVIAADSFVQLFEAVTPSDRQKAAAAFAQDPRDTATPQGMVRLLMSIQAGEALNADHTALLLDIMRRCETGPGRIKGLLPPYAETAHKTGTIGGVTNDVGILTLPGQGGQIALAIFIRDSQLELPAREAAIAQMARAVYDYFLFAAPHEHRQEGDPATEQKPPR
- a CDS encoding sulfite exporter TauE/SafE family protein, producing MADWTSYFILFAGGLVAGALNVVAGGGSFLTLPLLIFLGLPADVANGTNRVGILAQNVGAVWGFHRYRVLPWTFLLLAGLPSMAGAALGAALALWISPESFKNILAFLMVAVSLWTLWDPLSGLKPDPAFSRRRRALLAGAFFVAGVYGGFVQAGVGFLLLAATTLAGLDLVRGNAVKVLSVLLFTFVSLAIFVWQGKVLWEPGLSLAAGTVAGGLAGVRLTVLQGHAWIRWVVTLTILAFAFKLLWSY
- a CDS encoding response regulator, giving the protein MLEAARKIKGKTVLVVEDEASVRELVGEVLQRNGYDVLKAANGTQAMEIATRSEAIELVLTDLEMPDVTGVELASRLRAFQPAVKVLLMSGYSYNLLSDRGLLEPGTALLEKPFNTSTLLRKVSQILRPQS
- the rfbB gene encoding dTDP-glucose 4,6-dehydratase; this encodes MRILVTGGAGFIGSNFVRHILSQRPGWQIVNLDALTYAGNLGNLADVSEDSRYRFVKGDITDADAVEACMDPVPDAVLNFAAESHVDRSIEDASSFVRTNVTGTQVLLEAARRHKVGRFLQVSTDEVYGSLGPQGAFREDSPLRPNSPYAASKAAADLLVRSYHETFKLDTVVTRCSNNYGPYQFPEKLIPLMLLNALQNKPLPVYGDGLYTRDWIHVEDHCRALHLALLKGRSGAVYNIGANREEKNIDIVKRILTEVGKPESLIKFVKDRPGHDRRYAIDAGFTRKSLGWRPRIDFEEGLRQTVAWYSSHRDWVDQVRSGEYQNYYKRMYEERDQTLSALE
- the rfbD gene encoding dTDP-4-dehydrorhamnose reductase encodes the protein MKVAITGAGGMLGQALQGAFRLHDLTCWRHSQLDIEDAEAVQSDVRAGGFDWLLNAAAYTAVNQAEREREQAFAANAEGCRNLAVACNAAGCRLLSVSTDYVFDGEAGRAYREDDTPNPINVYGESKWAGEELIRQYCPRHLIVRTSWLYGAGGKHFVDTMLALAQRKPQIDVVADQRGSPTWTEDLAHMILRLVEEGCLGTYHVTNSGHCSRYEMVREIVACKGLETTVTAVTTEEFERKYPPGEGRQRVDRPPYSVLDNAGLRRLGWEPLRSWKKALRAYLGEKT
- the smpB gene encoding SsrA-binding protein SmpB translates to MSRKLIVKNKKALFEYDILETLEAGLVLQGTEIKSIREGRVNLKESFARIHNGEVWLEGCHISPYSHGNIHNHDPIRSRKLLLHRREIHQLVGKVEQKGLTLIPLALYLSNGKAKLDLAVGRGKKLHDKRETARRKTLEREIEAELKRR
- a CDS encoding leucyl aminopeptidase, translating into MKIELVQTTWDKVECDAMILPVFQDDDYASGVLSEIDARLDGLLKEVRDNEEWKGKTGDCTVIYRPAGLSMRRLILVGGGEQDKYDLDTIRQVAMVAANTVKSYNLKRVAFYRRSRVDAPVAAQAAVEGVLLATYSGDDFKTSERSKNFLEEILFVTPQAEQREQIEEMLQRGRILAECTNYARYLVNQPGNRINPPKLAEEARTTAEKYGLSIEVLGEPEMEKEGMQAALAVARGSDEPARFIILKHHGGGDGDAPIVLVGKGVTFDSGGYSLKPPSAMEDMKVDKSGACAVLAAMQAVARLGVKKNVIGLIPTVENMVSGRAQRPGDIVRSLSGKTIEVLNTDAEGRLILADALTYAHRYKPAAIVDIATLTGACVVALAHIRAGVFANHEGVYGNLREAARRSSELLWRLPLDKGYRKLLESDIADIKNVGGRWGGAVTAAKFLEEFVGDLPWAHIDMAGVDSYDKSAPLKGATGFGTRILVEFVSLYPVDSTAAG
- the pdxA gene encoding 4-hydroxythreonine-4-phosphate dehydrogenase PdxA, which produces MSEPVTVAFSMGDPHGIGPEVLLRALAAARSQFPEMHPVVFGDSDYLRGLEEDLSIGADLSRIQIIPCGRYPYPPRWGSLEAAAGRFALASLHAALRYCRREQLEVLVTAPLHKEAARLSDPSFSAGQTELVGSYFPGSRPVMAFFSGQMKVVLATAHIPLREVAQQLSVPEIVRRGELFYRALERLGDNPRLAVCGLNPHASEGGLFGDEEARIVTPAVEELSRRLGPEAVSGPFPPDTIFREVLAGEFQGALALYHDQGLIPLKLVAFESAVNVSLGLPIVRTSPDHGTAFPIAGQGRADGRSMLEAVRWGLRLRGTSQP
- a CDS encoding RNA chaperone Hfq; translation: MSELRDQTTAKYANAQRKRVPPKQTNAEQYYYLKQMTAKTPMVVKLIDGEELRGVIEWYDEDCIKVNREGDPNLLVPKHAVKYMYKENEENDGDAQPDYDPSERAI
- the ricT gene encoding regulatory iron-sulfur-containing complex subunit RicT, with the protein product MLQIVSVKYGAPKIHSDFVASDVPLRLGDRCVVTTDRGVELGMVVETDSAENRSMRSDMRHRKVLRRATERDLYLYEKKNDRETSAFALCRRRIAVRKLPMKLSRVEYIFDGSRVIFYFTADGRIDFRELVKDLARELRTRIEMRQIGARDEAKLLGGMGCCGTGENCSSMFLKELKSVSVKTAKAQDLTINPGRLSGMCGRLKCCLNFESEMVKQAKQRRRG